The Deltaproteobacteria bacterium region CAACGATATTCTGGCGTGGATCATTTTCAGTTTGCTGCTCGCGTTGGGCACGCAATCCGCACTGAGCCTCCATTCCATCGCGTTTTTTGTCTCCACGGTGCTGGTGTTCACCGCCCTTTGTCTGACCTTCGGGCGGCGCCTCGTAGACCGGACCATCGCCACTATTACTCAGGTTTTGCCACAGCAGCCAGGTGCCGTCCTCACTTTCGTCTGCTGTCTCGGCCTCCTCTGTGGGGTGGTGACACAATGGATGGGGCTCAATGCCCTCTTCGGTTTCTTCTTGGCTGGGATCATGGCCGGTGAAGCGCGCGCGTTGTCGGAGCGGATTCGCCAGATCCTCAGCCAGATGGTCCATGCGGTCTTCGTCCCGCTCTACTTTGCCGGGATTGGGCTGCACCTCGATTTCGTCGGCAATTTCGATGTTGCGCTTGTGGTATTCGTCACACTGGTGTCCTTTTTCGGGAAATTCGTCGGTGCCTGGATAGGCACGCTAGGCACGACGCTGTCCCGCGACGACCGCTTGTCGATCGGCATCGCCTTTACACCGGGCGGGGTCATGGAAATCATCCTGGCGCGCATTGCCTTAGAGCAACACATTTTCACCCCACCGATCTTCGTTGCCGTGGTGTTTGCAGCACTGCTTTCTTCTTTGCTGGTCGGTCCTTGCCTTATTTGGTCCATCCGACGTCGCCGTGAAGTGCCAATCTTAGAGTTCTTCTCGCGCCGGGCGGTGATTCCTCGCTTACGCGGAATGACGCGATGGGAGGTCATTCGAGAACTCTCCCAAGCGGTCGAAGAACATGACGGCTTGCCGGATCACGACACCCTGGTCCAAGCCGTACGCAAACGCGAGGAGTTAATGGGTACGGGTCTGGAGAACGGCCTCGCCATTCCGCATGGGCGGGTCGAGACTTTGACGAAGCCGGTGCTCACCTTCGGTCGGTCGGTGTCCGGAGTCGAATGGGATACACCCGATGGGCTGCCCGTGCATTTTGTTTTTCTCTTATTGACGCCGGTGGCGGATGAAGGACTGCAACTGCAATGTCTTGCCGCATTGGCGCGCGGCATGACGAGTGTCGAAGCACGCCAGCGCTTGGCGTCGGCTGAAACCGAGCGCGAGATCTGGTTGGCGTTGCAAGACATCCTCGGCGCACAAAAACTCGTGCGCGTGACCCCGGCCCAGGCGATAATATGAAAAATCTTGACACTGTGTATGTCATACTGCACAGTGCTGTCATGCGTATTACTCTTACTCTTCCCGATCAGTTAGCGAAGCGTTTTCTGGTAACGGTTCCAAGCCGAGAACGTTCAGCCACGATTGTCCATTTGCTTGAACAGGAACTGGCGCAGCGCGAACAAGCGTTGGAGGCAGCATGCCTCGCGGCCAATATCGATACCGCACTCGTCACCGAAACCGAGGAATGGCAATCCTTCGACGATAATCTTGAGGATACGAACGGACAATGACACCGCAGCGCGGGGAGATCTGGTGGGTCAGTCTCGACCCTACTCAAGGGGCGGAGATTCGCAAGACGCGCCCGTGTCTCGTGCTCAGTACGAATACCGCCAATCAGCATCGCAGCACAGTCGTAGTCGTTCCCTTATCTACTGCGGCGCGTGCGTATCCTCCTATCACCGTACCAATAACCTGCCAGGGGCAAGAAGTCGTCGCGGTTGTGGATCAAGTGAGGGCAGTCGCAAAACATCGCTTACGGACGTGCATCGAAACTGCTACTCCCGACACTCTTCAGACCGTCGTCTCGGCATTAGCGCGGATCCTAGAATTCTCGCCCTGAAAGATAACTGACGAAGGATAGGCTGTGGGGGCCGTTCTG contains the following coding sequences:
- a CDS encoding cation:proton antiporter; this encodes MSEQQLLIFLLQVLLLLSLARGAGEALRWWGHPPLIGEIAVGITLGPTLLGRFLPALQQAVFPEDALQRAMLETLSGFGVLFLLLETGLEVDASAAWRQRGPALKIGIIGVLVPLILGFALSLQLPEQYRADPARPVVFALFLATTMSISAIAVMARVLHDLDLVKSDLGLLTLCGYAVNDILAWIIFSLLLALGTQSALSLHSIAFFVSTVLVFTALCLTFGRRLVDRTIATITQVLPQQPGAVLTFVCCLGLLCGVVTQWMGLNALFGFFLAGIMAGEARALSERIRQILSQMVHAVFVPLYFAGIGLHLDFVGNFDVALVVFVTLVSFFGKFVGAWIGTLGTTLSRDDRLSIGIAFTPGGVMEIILARIALEQHIFTPPIFVAVVFAALLSSLLVGPCLIWSIRRRREVPILEFFSRRAVIPRLRGMTRWEVIRELSQAVEEHDGLPDHDTLVQAVRKREELMGTGLENGLAIPHGRVETLTKPVLTFGRSVSGVEWDTPDGLPVHFVFLLLTPVADEGLQLQCLAALARGMTSVEARQRLASAETEREIWLALQDILGAQKLVRVTPAQAII
- a CDS encoding type II toxin-antitoxin system PemK/MazF family toxin, whose amino-acid sequence is MTPQRGEIWWVSLDPTQGAEIRKTRPCLVLSTNTANQHRSTVVVVPLSTAARAYPPITVPITCQGQEVVAVVDQVRAVAKHRLRTCIETATPDTLQTVVSALARILEFSP